One Legionella hackeliae genomic region harbors:
- the trbB gene encoding type-F conjugative transfer system pilin assembly thiol-disulfide isomerase TrbB — protein MKKRFFLIVLFLLSTQSFANVALDELTQLLDKKQEQQVLARTKNKRINALSEQHYFIFIYRSTCPHCHQFAPILRDFASSFHIPVEAYSLDGESLDGFDSANLTPELFQTLYVSGEYKPVVPALYLVNRPTNQAYAVLFGEAEPAQLANRVDELMTHLEEKFHDE, from the coding sequence ATGAAAAAAAGGTTCTTTTTAATCGTACTATTCCTTCTCAGCACGCAGTCGTTTGCGAATGTAGCTTTGGATGAGTTAACCCAGCTCTTAGATAAAAAACAAGAGCAACAGGTATTGGCGCGCACCAAAAACAAAAGAATCAATGCGCTTTCGGAACAACATTACTTTATTTTTATATACCGTTCTACATGCCCTCATTGTCATCAATTTGCGCCCATACTTCGTGATTTTGCATCCAGTTTTCATATCCCTGTAGAGGCGTACAGTTTGGATGGGGAGTCTTTAGATGGATTTGATTCAGCCAATTTAACGCCTGAGTTGTTTCAAACCTTATATGTGTCTGGCGAATACAAGCCTGTAGTGCCTGCCCTGTATCTTGTGAATCGTCCTACGAATCAAGCTTATGCCGTGTTGTTTGGTGAGGCAGAGCCTGCACAACTTGCAAACCGCGTGGATGAACTCATGACGCATTTGGAGGAAAAATTTCATGATGAATAG